A single region of the Bacteroides luhongzhouii genome encodes:
- a CDS encoding bifunctional 3-deoxy-7-phosphoheptulonate synthase/chorismate mutase type II — protein sequence MELESILLPGIETKRPIVIAGPCSAETEEQVMDTAKQLAAKGQKIYRAGIWKPRTKPGGFEGIGVEGLAWLKEVKKETGMYVSTEVATAKHVYECLKAGIDILWVGARTTANPFAVQEIADALKGVDIPVLVKNPVNPDLELWIGALERINNAGLKRLGAIHRGFSSYDKKIYRNLPQWHIPIELRRRIPNLPIFCDPSHIGGKRELVAPLCQQAMDLNFDGLIVESHCNPDCAWSDASQQVTPDVLDYILNLLVIRTETQSTESLAQLRKQIDECDDNIIQELSKRMRVAREIGTYKKEHGITVLQAGRYNEILEKRGAQGEQCGMDSEFMKKIFEAIHEESVRQQMEIINK from the coding sequence ATGGAACTCGAATCAATTTTATTACCGGGCATTGAAACTAAAAGACCAATTGTCATTGCCGGCCCTTGCAGCGCAGAAACAGAAGAACAAGTAATGGATACAGCCAAACAACTGGCTGCTAAAGGACAGAAAATATATCGTGCCGGAATTTGGAAACCGCGTACAAAACCGGGAGGTTTCGAAGGTATCGGTGTAGAAGGTCTTGCCTGGTTGAAAGAGGTAAAGAAAGAAACAGGAATGTATGTTTCTACGGAAGTAGCAACAGCCAAACATGTTTACGAATGCCTGAAAGCAGGTATCGATATTCTTTGGGTAGGTGCGCGTACCACTGCTAATCCTTTCGCCGTACAGGAAATCGCTGATGCACTGAAAGGTGTTGATATCCCCGTATTGGTTAAGAACCCGGTGAATCCGGATCTCGAATTATGGATCGGAGCATTGGAACGTATCAACAACGCTGGTTTGAAACGCCTAGGTGCTATCCATCGTGGTTTCAGCAGCTATGACAAGAAGATCTACCGTAATCTTCCCCAATGGCATATTCCTATCGAACTGCGTCGTCGCATCCCTAATCTTCCGATTTTCTGTGATCCGAGCCATATCGGTGGAAAACGTGAATTAGTAGCTCCACTTTGCCAACAGGCGATGGACTTGAACTTCGACGGTCTGATCGTAGAAAGCCACTGTAACCCGGATTGTGCCTGGAGTGATGCTTCTCAACAAGTTACTCCGGACGTACTCGACTATATCCTCAATCTGTTGGTAATCCGTACTGAAACGCAATCTACCGAAAGTCTGGCACAACTCCGTAAACAAATTGACGAATGTGACGACAATATCATTCAGGAACTATCAAAAAGAATGCGCGTAGCCCGCGAAATCGGTACCTACAAAAAGGAACATGGAATCACCGTTCTCCAAGCCGGACGTTACAATGAAATCTTGGAAAAACGTGGCGCACAGGGCGAACAATGCGGTATGGACAGCGAGTTTATGAAGAAGATTTTCGAAGCCATCCATGAAGAATCGGTTCGTCAACAGATGGAAATTATTAATAAATAA
- a CDS encoding pyridoxal phosphate-dependent aminotransferase, translating to MQKENQTYKIAPADRLASVSEYYFSKKLKEVAQMNAEGKDVISLGIGSPDMPPSRKTIETLCNNAHDPNGHGYQPYVGIPELRRGFANWYQRWYGVELNPNTEIQPLIGSKEGILHVTLAFVNPGDQVLVPNPGYPTYTSLSKILGAEVINYDLKEEDGWMPDFEALEKMDLSRVKLMWTNYPNMPTGANATPELYERLVDFARRKNIVIVNDNPYSFILNDKPISILSVPGAKDCCIEFNSMSKSHNMPGWRIGMLASNAEFVQWILKVKSNIDSGMFRAMQLAAATALEAEADWYEGNNENYRNRRHLAGEIMKTLGCTYDEKQVGMFLWGKIPASCKDVEELTEKVLHEARVFITPGFIFGSNGARYIRISLCCKDNKLAEALERIISTKTSY from the coding sequence ATGCAGAAGGAAAATCAAACGTATAAAATCGCTCCTGCCGACAGATTGGCAAGTGTTAGCGAATACTACTTCTCAAAGAAACTCAAAGAAGTAGCACAGATGAATGCTGAAGGAAAAGATGTCATCAGTCTGGGCATCGGCAGTCCTGATATGCCTCCTTCTAGGAAAACCATCGAAACATTGTGTAACAATGCTCATGATCCCAACGGACACGGTTATCAACCGTATGTAGGTATCCCTGAACTGCGCAGAGGTTTCGCCAATTGGTATCAACGCTGGTACGGAGTGGAACTGAATCCGAATACAGAAATACAACCATTGATCGGTTCGAAAGAAGGAATCCTCCATGTTACGCTGGCATTTGTCAATCCGGGTGATCAGGTGTTAGTCCCAAATCCGGGGTACCCCACCTATACTTCTTTGAGTAAAATACTTGGCGCGGAAGTTATCAACTATGACCTGAAAGAAGAAGACGGTTGGATGCCTGACTTTGAAGCACTGGAAAAGATGGATCTTAGCCGCGTAAAACTGATGTGGACCAACTATCCCAACATGCCGACAGGAGCCAATGCTACCCCGGAATTATATGAACGTCTCGTTGATTTTGCACGCCGAAAGAATATCGTGATTGTGAACGACAATCCGTACAGCTTTATCCTGAACGATAAGCCTATCAGTATTCTGAGTGTACCGGGAGCCAAAGACTGTTGCATCGAGTTTAACTCTATGAGCAAGAGCCACAACATGCCCGGATGGCGTATCGGTATGCTGGCATCGAACGCGGAGTTCGTGCAATGGATATTGAAAGTGAAAAGTAATATCGACAGCGGTATGTTCCGTGCCATGCAACTGGCTGCAGCAACTGCTCTTGAAGCAGAAGCAGACTGGTATGAAGGCAATAACGAAAACTATCGCAACCGCCGTCACCTCGCCGGTGAAATTATGAAAACATTGGGATGCACCTATGACGAAAAACAAGTAGGAATGTTCCTTTGGGGAAAGATTCCCGCCTCCTGCAAGGATGTAGAGGAACTGACGGAAAAGGTGTTGCATGAAGCAAGAGTGTTTATCACTCCGGGATTTATTTTCGGCAGTAACGGAGCAAGGTATATTCGTATCTCTCTTTGTTGCAAAGACAACAAGTTAGCGGAGGCATTGGAAAGAATAATTTCAACGAAAACAAGTTATTAA
- a CDS encoding prephenate dehydratase — translation MKKIAIQGTLGSYHDIAAHKYFEGEEIELICCANFEDVFTSIRKDSQVIGMLAIENTIAGSLLHNNELLRQSGTQIIGEYKLRISHSFVCLPDENWEDLTEVNSHPIALMQCREFLNQHPQLKVVEGEDTARSAEIIKNENLKGHAAICSKAAAERYGMKILQEGIETNKHNFTRFLVVADPWQVDELRQHHVNATNKASMVFTLPHTEGSLSQVLSILSFYNINLTKIQSLPIIGREWEYQFYVDVAFNDYLRYKQSIAAITPLTKELKLLGEYAEGKSNV, via the coding sequence ATGAAAAAGATAGCAATTCAAGGAACACTCGGCTCATATCATGATATCGCCGCACACAAGTACTTCGAGGGAGAAGAAATAGAGTTAATCTGTTGTGCCAACTTCGAAGACGTGTTTACCTCGATACGAAAAGACAGCCAGGTTATCGGAATGCTAGCCATCGAGAATACGATTGCGGGAAGCTTGCTGCACAACAATGAGTTACTGCGACAAAGCGGCACACAGATCATTGGTGAATACAAACTGCGAATCTCACACAGCTTCGTCTGTCTCCCTGATGAGAACTGGGAAGATCTGACTGAAGTCAACTCTCACCCTATCGCCCTGATGCAATGTCGCGAATTTCTGAATCAACATCCACAGTTGAAAGTAGTGGAAGGTGAAGATACTGCCCGTAGCGCGGAAATCATCAAGAATGAAAACCTGAAAGGGCACGCCGCCATCTGCTCCAAAGCTGCAGCCGAACGTTATGGCATGAAGATCCTTCAGGAAGGCATTGAAACGAACAAACACAATTTCACCCGTTTTCTGGTAGTTGCCGATCCCTGGCAAGTAGATGAACTCCGTCAACATCATGTCAATGCAACCAACAAGGCGAGTATGGTATTCACTCTCCCGCACACGGAAGGCAGTCTGTCGCAGGTTTTGTCTATTCTATCGTTCTATAATATCAATCTGACAAAAATCCAATCGTTGCCAATCATCGGACGGGAATGGGAATACCAATTTTACGTAGATGTAGCTTTCAACGATTATCTAAGATACAAGCAATCTATTGCCGCAATCACTCCATTAACCAAAGAACTTAAATTATTAGGCGAATATGCAGAAGGAAAATCAAACGTATAA
- a CDS encoding tetratricopeptide repeat protein, with protein MPNFFKSFFSGKSETPESEKQKNDQKNFEIFKYDGLRAQRMGRPDYAVKCFTEALAIQEEFETMGYLSQLYIHMEETAKARELLEKMAAMEPHVTSTFLTLANVCFIQEDYQAMEEAANKAIAIEEGNAVAHFLLGKARKGQNDDLMTIAHLTKAITLKDDFIEARLLRAEALLNLKQYKEMMEDIDAVLAQNPEEETAMLLRGKVKEANGQDEEAEEDYKLVTEINPFNEQAYLYLGQLYINQKKLVEAIGLFDEAIELNPNFAEAYKERGRAKLLNGDKDGSVEDMKKSLELNPKEEAGLNGEFKNLGPKPEALPGIF; from the coding sequence ATGCCGAACTTTTTTAAATCATTCTTCTCCGGTAAATCAGAAACTCCGGAAAGTGAAAAACAGAAAAACGATCAGAAAAATTTCGAGATTTTCAAATACGACGGTTTACGTGCACAACGCATGGGACGTCCGGATTATGCAGTAAAATGTTTTACTGAAGCTCTTGCCATCCAGGAAGAGTTTGAAACAATGGGCTATCTTAGCCAACTCTACATCCACATGGAAGAAACGGCAAAAGCCCGCGAACTGTTGGAGAAAATGGCTGCAATGGAGCCTCATGTCACGAGTACTTTCCTGACACTAGCAAATGTATGCTTCATCCAGGAAGATTATCAAGCTATGGAAGAGGCTGCCAATAAAGCGATTGCCATCGAAGAGGGAAATGCCGTAGCTCATTTTCTGTTAGGAAAAGCCCGCAAGGGACAGAACGACGATCTGATGACTATTGCCCATCTCACCAAAGCGATCACTTTGAAAGACGATTTCATCGAAGCCCGTCTGTTACGTGCGGAAGCCTTGTTAAATCTGAAACAGTATAAAGAAATGATGGAAGATATAGATGCTGTACTTGCCCAAAATCCGGAAGAAGAAACTGCCATGCTCCTACGTGGAAAAGTGAAAGAAGCCAACGGTCAGGACGAGGAAGCGGAAGAGGATTACAAACTGGTAACGGAAATAAACCCGTTCAACGAACAGGCTTACCTTTATTTAGGACAACTTTATATCAATCAGAAGAAGTTGGTGGAAGCCATCGGGCTGTTTGATGAAGCCATCGAACTGAATCCGAACTTTGCAGAAGCCTACAAAGAACGCGGACGTGCTAAATTGCTGAATGGTGATAAGGATGGCTCCGTAGAAGACATGAAGAAATCTCTGGAATTGAATCCGAAAGAAGAAGCTGGTCTGAACGGAGAATTCAAAAATTTGGGACCAAAACCGGAGGCACTTCCGGGTATCTTCTAA
- a CDS encoding RecQ family ATP-dependent DNA helicase, whose translation MNKYQEILKQYWGYDSFRDLQEEIITSIGEGKDTLGLMPTGGGKSITFQVPALAQEGICIVITPLIALMKDQVQNLRKRGIKALAVYSGMTRQEILTALENCIFGDYKFLYISPERLDTEIFRTKLRSMKVSMITVDESHCISQWGYDFRPAYLKIAEIRALLPGIPVLALTATATPEVVKDIQTRLDFREENVFRMSFERKNLAYMVRQTDNKTQELLHILRKVPGSAIIYVRNRRRTKEITELLVNEDITADFYHAGLDNAVKDLRQKRWQSGEVRVMVATNAFGMGIDKPDVRIVLHLDLPDSLEAYFQEAGRAGRDGEKAYAVILYTKTDRTTLHKRVVDTFPDKDYILNVYEHLQYYYQMAMGDGFQCVREFNLEEFCRKFKYFPVPVDSALKILTQAGYLEYTDEQDNASRILFTIRRDELYKLREMGTEAEALIQMILRSYTGVFTDYAYISEATLSVRTGLTREQIYNILVTLTKRRIVDYIPHKKTPYIIYTRERQELRFVHIPPAVYEERKARYEARIKAMEEYVTSENVCRSRMLLRYFGEKNEHNCGQCDVCLSHRVTDTLTGESLEELKKRIAELLTQKPHTPAEITEKIEAETEKISEVIQYLLEEGEWKMQDGMIHISK comes from the coding sequence TTGAATAAGTATCAGGAGATTTTAAAACAATATTGGGGATATGACTCCTTCCGCGACTTGCAGGAGGAGATCATCACCAGTATCGGCGAAGGCAAAGATACACTGGGGCTCATGCCCACCGGAGGCGGTAAGTCCATCACCTTTCAAGTGCCTGCTCTCGCCCAGGAAGGGATTTGCATTGTCATTACTCCGCTCATTGCCCTGATGAAAGACCAGGTGCAGAATCTGCGCAAACGCGGCATCAAAGCTCTTGCCGTATACTCCGGCATGACGCGGCAGGAAATTCTCACGGCACTGGAAAATTGCATCTTCGGTGATTACAAATTCCTCTATATTTCTCCTGAACGTCTGGACACGGAAATATTCCGCACCAAACTGCGGTCGATGAAAGTCTCCATGATTACAGTTGACGAAAGTCACTGTATCTCACAGTGGGGATATGACTTCCGCCCCGCTTACCTGAAAATTGCCGAGATACGGGCACTGTTACCGGGAATTCCAGTACTGGCACTGACCGCCACCGCCACTCCGGAAGTGGTGAAAGATATTCAAACCCGCTTGGATTTCCGTGAAGAGAATGTTTTCCGCATGAGTTTCGAGCGGAAAAACCTGGCGTATATGGTCCGACAAACGGATAACAAGACTCAAGAGTTGCTGCATATCTTACGAAAGGTACCGGGCAGCGCCATTATCTATGTCCGCAACAGAAGACGGACCAAAGAAATCACTGAATTACTGGTAAACGAAGATATTACCGCCGACTTTTATCACGCCGGACTGGATAATGCCGTAAAGGACCTGCGTCAAAAACGCTGGCAAAGCGGCGAAGTTCGTGTAATGGTAGCAACAAATGCCTTTGGAATGGGGATCGATAAGCCCGACGTGCGTATCGTATTACATCTTGATCTCCCCGATTCTCTCGAAGCCTACTTTCAAGAAGCCGGACGTGCAGGAAGAGACGGTGAGAAAGCGTATGCCGTAATCTTATATACTAAAACGGACAGAACGACGTTACACAAGCGTGTAGTGGATACTTTTCCCGATAAAGACTACATTCTCAATGTGTATGAACATCTGCAATATTACTATCAGATGGCAATGGGCGACGGTTTCCAATGTGTCCGTGAATTTAACCTGGAAGAGTTTTGCCGGAAGTTCAAATACTTCCCGGTTCCGGTAGACAGTGCACTGAAAATACTGACTCAAGCCGGTTATCTGGAATATACGGACGAACAGGACAACGCCTCACGCATCCTTTTTACGATTCGCCGGGACGAATTGTACAAACTGCGGGAAATGGGAACGGAAGCTGAAGCACTGATACAGATGATTCTCCGTTCTTACACCGGAGTGTTTACCGATTATGCCTATATCAGCGAAGCCACCCTTTCCGTACGTACCGGACTGACCCGCGAACAGATTTATAACATATTGGTCACGCTTACCAAACGTCGCATCGTGGATTATATTCCGCACAAAAAGACTCCTTATATTATATATACGCGCGAACGGCAGGAACTTCGTTTTGTGCACATTCCCCCTGCTGTCTACGAAGAGCGCAAAGCCCGATATGAAGCTCGCATCAAGGCGATGGAAGAATATGTCACTTCGGAGAATGTGTGCCGAAGCCGGATGCTGCTCCGCTACTTCGGAGAGAAAAACGAGCATAACTGCGGACAATGTGATGTTTGCCTTAGTCACCGTGTAACAGATACACTGACCGGGGAATCTCTTGAAGAACTGAAAAAGAGAATAGCCGAATTACTTACTCAAAAGCCGCATACACCGGCAGAAATAACCGAGAAAATAGAAGCGGAGACAGAGAAAATCAGTGAAGTCATCCAATATTTATTGGAAGAAGGCGAGTGGAAGATGCAGGACGGAATGATACATATTTCAAAATAA
- the recJ gene encoding single-stranded-DNA-specific exonuclease RecJ, with translation MNHKWNYRPITPEQAETSQTLAQELGISPILGQLLVQRGITKAADAKKFFRPQLPDLHDPFLMKDMDIAVERLNRAMGKKERILIYGDYDVDGTTAVALVYKFIQQFYSNLDYYIPDRYNEGYGISKKGVDYAAETGVGLIIVLDCGIKAVEEITYAKEKGIDFIICDHHVPDDILPPAVAILNAKRLDNTYPYTHLSGCGVGFKFMQAFAISNGIEFHHLIPLLDIVAVSIASDIVPIMGENRILAYHGLKQLNSNPSIGMKAIIDVCGLSEKEITVSDIVFKIGPRINASGRIQNGKEAVDLLTEKDFSAALEKAGQINLYNETRKDLDKSMTEEANNIVANLEGLADRRSIVLYNEEWHKGVIGIVASRLTEVYYRPAVVLTRTDDMATGSARSVSGFDVYKAIEHCRDLLENFGGHTYAAGLSMKVENVDAFTKRFEDYVSRHILPEQTSAVIEIDAEIDFRDISSKFFNDLKKFNPFGPDNTKPIFCTHHVYDYGTSKVVGRDQEHIKLELVDNKSNNVMNGIAFGQSSHVRYIKTKRSFDICYTIEENTHKRGEVQLQIEDIKPIE, from the coding sequence ATGAATCACAAATGGAATTATCGACCCATTACACCCGAACAGGCAGAGACAAGCCAGACATTGGCCCAGGAATTAGGGATTAGCCCGATCCTTGGACAACTTTTGGTACAGCGGGGAATTACGAAGGCAGCAGATGCCAAGAAGTTTTTCCGCCCGCAGTTGCCCGACCTGCACGATCCGTTCCTGATGAAGGATATGGATATTGCAGTAGAACGTCTGAACAGGGCGATGGGAAAGAAAGAACGTATTCTAATTTATGGAGATTATGACGTAGACGGTACTACTGCCGTGGCATTGGTCTACAAGTTTATTCAACAGTTCTATTCGAACCTTGATTACTACATACCCGACCGATACAACGAAGGGTATGGCATTTCTAAAAAAGGAGTGGACTACGCCGCTGAAACCGGTGTAGGATTGATTATTGTACTTGATTGCGGAATAAAAGCAGTAGAGGAAATCACGTATGCCAAAGAGAAAGGGATTGACTTTATCATCTGTGACCATCACGTGCCGGATGATATTCTTCCGCCTGCCGTAGCTATCCTGAACGCCAAACGCCTGGACAACACGTACCCGTACACCCACCTTTCCGGTTGTGGAGTCGGTTTCAAGTTTATGCAGGCATTCGCCATTAGTAACGGCATCGAATTTCATCACCTGATTCCGTTGCTCGACATCGTAGCCGTTAGTATCGCATCGGACATCGTTCCGATTATGGGTGAAAACCGTATTCTCGCCTACCACGGTCTGAAACAACTGAACAGTAACCCGAGTATCGGTATGAAGGCCATTATCGATGTATGCGGACTTTCTGAAAAAGAAATTACTGTCAGCGATATTGTGTTTAAAATCGGACCGCGCATCAATGCATCGGGACGTATTCAGAATGGGAAAGAAGCAGTAGACCTGCTGACGGAAAAAGACTTCTCGGCGGCACTTGAGAAAGCCGGACAAATCAACCTGTACAACGAAACCCGGAAAGACCTCGACAAGAGTATGACGGAGGAAGCAAACAACATCGTTGCTAATCTGGAAGGATTAGCCGACCGCCGCTCTATTGTGCTCTACAACGAAGAATGGCACAAAGGAGTGATCGGTATCGTAGCTTCCCGCCTGACGGAAGTGTACTACCGCCCTGCCGTGGTACTGACACGGACGGATGACATGGCAACTGGTTCCGCACGTTCTGTTTCCGGTTTCGACGTATATAAAGCAATCGAGCATTGCCGCGACCTGCTGGAAAACTTCGGAGGACATACATACGCCGCCGGACTATCAATGAAAGTGGAGAATGTGGATGCTTTTACCAAACGGTTCGAAGACTACGTTTCACGGCATATCCTGCCGGAACAAACCAGTGCCGTCATCGAAATTGATGCTGAAATCGACTTCAGGGATATTTCGTCCAAGTTCTTCAACGACCTGAAGAAGTTTAATCCTTTCGGTCCCGACAACACGAAACCCATTTTCTGCACTCATCACGTTTATGATTATGGAACGAGTAAAGTGGTGGGACGCGATCAGGAACATATCAAGCTCGAATTGGTTGATAACAAATCGAATAATGTAATGAACGGCATTGCGTTCGGACAGAGTTCGCATGTGCGCTATATCAAAACAAAACGTTCGTTCGACATCTGTTACACTATTGAAGAAAACACGCATAAGCGTGGCGAAGTTCAACTTCAAATTGAGGATATAAAACCGATTGAATAA
- a CDS encoding RNA polymerase sigma-70 factor: MTFDNIYSEYYQRCFLFAKSYLHDEMLSKDIASEAMITLWTTMKTEEVDNIRAFLMTVVKNQSLNHLRNEHLRMEARENILNDELYELDFRISSLDACNPTDIFSEEINRIVNRTLDTLPLQTRNVFRMSRYENKSIKEIADTLNISVKGVDYHIGKALKALRVNLKDYLYLFFI; encoded by the coding sequence ATGACATTTGATAATATCTATTCAGAGTATTATCAACGTTGCTTTCTATTCGCCAAATCCTATCTCCATGATGAAATGCTGTCGAAAGATATAGCTTCCGAAGCGATGATTACCTTATGGACTACGATGAAAACGGAAGAAGTGGATAATATCCGTGCTTTCTTGATGACCGTAGTAAAGAACCAATCGTTGAATCATCTGCGAAACGAACATCTGCGGATGGAAGCTCGTGAGAATATCCTGAATGACGAACTCTATGAGCTTGACTTCCGCATCTCTTCTTTGGACGCCTGCAATCCGACGGATATTTTCTCGGAAGAGATTAACAGGATTGTCAATCGGACATTGGATACATTGCCGCTGCAAACCCGGAATGTTTTCAGAATGAGCCGCTATGAGAACAAATCTATAAAAGAAATAGCCGATACGTTGAATATCAGCGTCAAAGGTGTCGATTATCATATAGGTAAGGCGTTGAAAGCCTTACGTGTTAATCTGAAAGATTATCTTTATCTCTTCTTCATTTAA
- a CDS encoding FecR family protein — translation MDIRLLNKYIAGDVLPEEKKEVIRWMKESEEHREQLMQLHRIYNATLWNGNVDGQNTKNTEKKKPVMRYLWTSMKIAAVVAMLAFIIHKEYQGYRLEHSTDMQTVTVPAGQRANLILADGTTVWLNSNSTLKYPANGFHSKNRKVALEGEGYFEVAHDEKHPFIVETQKYDIRVLGTTFNVSAYPNSDMFETSLIEGKVTVYQPDTQNEIVLKPYEKVEARDGKLYKEAFTSDNDFLWRMGIYSFKNEPLETVFKKLEQYYEVKIINNNQEIASRPCTGKFRQKEGIEHVMKVLQKYVKFNYMQDDEKNQIIIY, via the coding sequence ATGGACATAAGACTACTTAATAAATATATTGCCGGTGACGTACTTCCTGAAGAAAAGAAAGAAGTGATACGCTGGATGAAAGAGAGCGAAGAACATCGTGAACAACTGATGCAGTTACATCGCATTTATAACGCAACCCTTTGGAACGGAAACGTTGACGGACAGAATACGAAGAATACGGAAAAGAAGAAGCCTGTAATGCGGTATCTCTGGACGTCGATGAAGATAGCCGCGGTAGTTGCCATGCTCGCTTTCATCATCCATAAGGAATATCAGGGCTATCGGTTGGAGCATTCTACCGACATGCAGACTGTGACCGTTCCAGCAGGACAGCGTGCCAATCTGATATTGGCTGACGGGACAACAGTTTGGTTGAACTCCAACTCCACATTGAAATACCCCGCTAACGGCTTCCACTCTAAAAACAGAAAAGTGGCTTTGGAAGGAGAAGGATACTTTGAAGTGGCGCATGACGAGAAACACCCTTTCATTGTTGAAACGCAGAAATATGATATCCGGGTATTGGGAACCACCTTCAACGTATCCGCCTATCCGAATTCCGATATGTTTGAAACGTCTCTGATAGAAGGAAAAGTAACCGTCTACCAGCCGGATACGCAAAACGAAATAGTGCTGAAACCGTATGAGAAAGTAGAAGCGAGAGACGGTAAACTTTATAAAGAGGCATTCACTTCGGACAACGATTTCCTCTGGCGGATGGGAATCTATTCCTTTAAGAATGAACCTTTGGAAACGGTATTCAAGAAATTGGAGCAATATTATGAAGTGAAGATTATCAACAATAATCAAGAGATAGCTTCCCGTCCGTGTACAGGTAAGTTCCGGCAGAAAGAAGGTATTGAACACGTGATGAAGGTATTGCAGAAGTACGTTAAATTTAACTATATGCAGGATGATGAGAAGAATCAGATTATCATCTATTGA